A single genomic interval of Roseofilum reptotaenium CS-1145 harbors:
- a CDS encoding response regulator: protein METLKNNVLVLGQELDDFNLLQSLLNHVPCRVAIAKSPEQAVTLSSQTLPSLVILSGNCHQWSADFVNQLRRQAQKCGVTIIALTDCHAPSWLHQESHLGVDGYLVKPVATDILMSVVESARLRQFCCFQ, encoded by the coding sequence ATGGAAACTTTAAAAAATAATGTTTTAGTCTTAGGGCAAGAGTTAGACGATTTCAACCTCTTGCAATCGCTGCTCAATCATGTCCCTTGTCGAGTCGCGATCGCCAAATCACCCGAACAAGCAGTGACTCTATCGAGTCAAACCCTTCCGTCCTTAGTCATTCTATCAGGAAATTGCCATCAATGGTCGGCTGATTTTGTAAATCAATTACGAAGGCAAGCCCAAAAATGTGGTGTGACTATTATTGCCCTAACCGATTGTCATGCTCCCAGTTGGCTACATCAAGAATCCCATCTAGGGGTAGATGGATATTTGGTCAAACCGGTAGCTACAGATATTCTCATGTCAGTAGTAGAATCCGCTAGACTACGGCAGTTTTGTTGTTTTCAATAA
- a CDS encoding type IV pilus twitching motility protein PilT, whose translation MTQSPQKKPPSPPPRPPAPPPRAAASADGATQQMPARTMPMNPQAAKAKAKAAPPPGAVPKAAKRSAAKAGPSPGNPTLQEIVKRADEEGVSDIHVGVNEIPRFRKRGDITSLEYPKTDLNTFMSWLRECMTDEEIRQFQDHLDFDGAFDFGFVRIRINVFDSLAGPAMVLRLIPSNILTMEQLKSPEVFKDICHYHKGLILVTGPTGSGKSTTMAAMIDYINRNMAHHIITIEDPVEFVHVSQKALVKHREVGRHTREFKNALKAALREDPDLMLVGEIRDKETMGIALKAASTGHLVMGTLHTNSAVKTIERIMGMFPPAEQPALRVSLAESLVCIVAQGLCKTTDGKRAAFHDIMIATDAVKEYVIKNDLEAITQIMLRSEFEGMTTMNKALYNLYQEGRITEETALEKSPTPNEMAQFLRGRI comes from the coding sequence ATGACCCAATCTCCCCAGAAAAAACCCCCCTCTCCTCCCCCTCGTCCCCCAGCTCCTCCTCCGCGTGCAGCCGCTAGTGCGGATGGAGCCACCCAACAAATGCCGGCCAGAACCATGCCCATGAATCCGCAGGCAGCGAAGGCGAAGGCGAAGGCAGCTCCCCCTCCAGGAGCAGTGCCCAAAGCCGCCAAGCGGTCAGCGGCCAAAGCAGGGCCGAGTCCCGGTAATCCCACCCTCCAAGAAATTGTTAAACGAGCCGATGAAGAAGGGGTCTCCGATATCCATGTAGGGGTCAATGAGATTCCCCGTTTTCGGAAACGGGGTGATATTACCAGTTTGGAATATCCCAAAACTGACCTGAATACCTTCATGAGCTGGTTGCGAGAATGTATGACGGATGAAGAAATTCGTCAATTCCAAGACCACCTCGATTTTGACGGTGCGTTTGATTTTGGCTTTGTGCGAATTCGGATTAATGTCTTTGATTCCTTAGCCGGGCCAGCTATGGTGTTGCGCTTGATTCCATCGAATATTTTGACGATGGAACAGTTGAAATCTCCAGAAGTGTTCAAGGATATCTGTCACTATCACAAGGGGCTGATTCTGGTGACAGGGCCCACGGGTTCTGGGAAATCGACCACCATGGCGGCGATGATTGACTATATCAATCGGAACATGGCCCACCATATTATTACGATTGAAGACCCGGTGGAATTTGTCCATGTGAGTCAAAAAGCTTTGGTGAAACACCGGGAAGTTGGCCGCCATACCCGCGAATTTAAAAATGCCCTGAAAGCGGCTCTGCGGGAAGACCCCGATTTGATGCTAGTGGGAGAGATTCGGGATAAGGAAACGATGGGAATTGCTCTCAAAGCTGCCTCTACCGGTCACTTGGTTATGGGAACCCTGCACACCAATAGTGCGGTAAAAACCATTGAGCGGATCATGGGGATGTTTCCCCCGGCAGAACAGCCCGCTCTGCGAGTGTCCTTGGCGGAATCTTTAGTCTGTATTGTTGCTCAAGGTCTATGTAAAACAACGGATGGTAAGCGGGCAGCATTCCATGACATCATGATTGCTACAGATGCGGTGAAGGAGTATGTGATCAAAAATGACTTGGAGGCCATTACCCAAATCATGCTTCGGTCAGAGTTTGAAGGGATGACGACGATGAATAAGGCTCTGTATAATCTCTATCAAGAAGGTCGGATCACGGAAGAAACAGCCCTAGAGAAATCGCCAACGCCAAATGAAATGGCTCAATTCCTCCGAGGTCGGATTTAA
- a CDS encoding GUN4 domain-containing protein — protein MTEETREEQQEEQRSESVTIDNASARQWIRGPLLTFVRWMPLGGSGGAFIAFLFQQEWLIALLLLPVNAVSVVWAAYSKSFLRTLAEIYEERGTEDAKGLIAWIDQTNQRIPSAIQWQLAGVEDKCLTLQGNMWPDFEMEGFNPALGTYTPLLNEVFVSLGLSNSFIQNLAGESLPLFPGMKWDRKKLEIIQKKSLDIWDILRKANKIKAYRRLAIISWGGYGKTTLLRHITYIYTQKKEGRYRAPKVLPVLLLLRQWQSLIVNKKNLTLPQLIENHHIPSLPGYDQLKLPHNWAKKHLENGNILVMIDGFDEVNEIWRITISKWLGKEMKQYPEAYFIVTSRPSGYKLFAYKYKLKGELFIQPFNRHQQERFVQNWYWHQERYARGGRNTPKVKAEARTKADNLLEQLKSRPELDDLAKISLLLNLIVNVHRTYPSEQLPRRRSDLYRQVINLQLVNRPLARNLSLLLPADEAEHILQEFALYMVQKNKPEIDYYLLYNCIKDPVARFDCSVDVMILIQQIVEVSELLVKRDDDYQFAHLSFQGYLAAREIIRTKQEELLIQNWQASLWRETILLYAAQVNPNQFLKALINIGTADAVALAYDCIKETPRKINPEIEKELQELEANVSNLLFQDLQRYLRNGEWQKADEETTRLMLQLGDDENKGYLDSNDLRKFPRDELRGIDQLWVKYSKGKFGFSVQKQIWLDLGGKLGVYDDNMWKEFGNRIGWIKENRWLRYPNGYTFNTKGLQGHLPRLVGVCVGGIEGIVASFLFSKL, from the coding sequence ATGACAGAGGAAACGCGAGAAGAGCAACAAGAAGAACAGCGATCGGAATCAGTAACAATTGATAACGCATCCGCTCGCCAATGGATTCGCGGACCGCTGTTGACGTTTGTGCGGTGGATGCCATTAGGGGGGAGTGGCGGCGCATTTATTGCCTTCCTGTTTCAACAAGAGTGGTTGATAGCGCTGTTACTCTTGCCAGTGAATGCGGTTAGTGTCGTTTGGGCTGCTTATTCTAAGAGTTTTTTGAGAACCCTAGCCGAGATCTACGAAGAGAGAGGAACAGAAGACGCGAAAGGTTTAATTGCCTGGATAGACCAGACAAATCAAAGAATTCCTTCTGCAATTCAATGGCAGTTGGCGGGAGTTGAGGACAAATGCTTAACGTTGCAAGGGAATATGTGGCCAGACTTTGAAATGGAAGGTTTTAATCCGGCATTAGGTACTTATACTCCATTATTAAATGAAGTCTTTGTTTCATTGGGTTTAAGTAATTCTTTTATTCAGAATTTAGCAGGAGAATCTTTACCTCTTTTTCCGGGAATGAAGTGGGATCGAAAGAAACTTGAAATAATTCAAAAAAAAAGTTTAGATATTTGGGATATTTTAAGAAAAGCTAATAAAATCAAAGCCTATCGCCGGTTAGCAATTATTTCCTGGGGAGGATATGGAAAAACGACACTACTGCGACACATTACTTATATTTATACTCAGAAGAAAGAAGGAAGATATCGAGCGCCTAAAGTATTACCTGTTTTATTATTACTGCGTCAATGGCAATCACTAATTGTTAATAAAAAAAACTTAACTTTGCCTCAACTAATTGAAAATCATCACATCCCTAGTCTTCCAGGTTATGATCAATTGAAGTTGCCACATAATTGGGCAAAAAAACATCTAGAAAATGGCAATATCTTGGTAATGATTGATGGTTTTGATGAGGTCAATGAAATCTGGAGGATAACGATAAGTAAATGGCTTGGAAAAGAAATGAAACAGTATCCAGAAGCTTATTTTATTGTTACCTCCCGTCCATCAGGTTATAAATTATTTGCTTATAAATATAAACTCAAGGGTGAATTATTTATTCAGCCGTTTAATCGCCATCAGCAAGAGAGATTTGTTCAGAATTGGTATTGGCATCAAGAGAGATATGCGAGAGGAGGAAGAAATACTCCAAAAGTAAAAGCTGAAGCAAGAACAAAAGCGGATAATTTATTAGAACAGTTAAAGAGCCGTCCGGAACTAGATGACTTAGCTAAAATTTCCCTCTTGTTAAATTTAATTGTCAATGTTCATCGAACTTATCCCAGTGAACAATTACCCAGAAGGCGCAGTGATTTATATCGACAAGTGATCAACTTACAATTAGTCAATCGCCCTTTAGCTAGAAATCTGTCTTTGCTGTTGCCTGCGGATGAAGCGGAGCATATTTTACAAGAATTTGCTTTATATATGGTGCAAAAAAACAAGCCAGAAATTGATTACTATTTATTATATAATTGCATCAAAGATCCAGTGGCCAGATTTGATTGTTCAGTGGATGTGATGATATTGATTCAACAAATAGTTGAAGTAAGTGAACTATTGGTAAAACGAGATGATGATTATCAGTTTGCTCATTTAAGTTTTCAGGGTTATTTAGCAGCGAGAGAAATTATTCGCACTAAGCAAGAGGAGTTGTTAATCCAAAATTGGCAAGCGTCTTTGTGGAGAGAAACTATATTATTGTATGCGGCACAAGTGAATCCCAATCAATTTTTGAAAGCTTTAATTAATATAGGAACAGCAGATGCCGTAGCTTTGGCTTATGATTGCATCAAAGAAACACCTCGTAAAATTAATCCGGAAATAGAAAAAGAGTTACAAGAGCTAGAAGCGAATGTTAGTAATTTATTGTTTCAAGATTTGCAACGTTATCTCCGCAATGGAGAATGGCAAAAAGCAGATGAGGAAACGACTCGTTTAATGTTGCAGCTAGGCGATGATGAAAATAAAGGTTATTTAGATAGTAATGATTTACGAAAATTTCCTCGCGATGAATTACGAGGGATAGACCAGTTGTGGGTAAAGTATAGCAAGGGTAAATTTGGCTTCAGTGTGCAAAAGCAAATTTGGCTGGACTTAGGAGGAAAATTAGGAGTATATGATGACAATATGTGGAAGGAATTTGGCAATCGTATCGGTTGGATAAAAGAGAACAGATGGTTGAGGTATCCTAATGGTTACACTTTTAATACAAAAGGGCTACAAGGACACCTCCCAAGGTTGGTAGGGGTATGTGTAGGTGGAATTGAGGGCATAGTTGCCTCTTTTCTGTTCTCTAAACTTTAG
- a CDS encoding circadian clock KaiB family protein, which produces MMGSESFKAIALFTPGGDIVYCIDPSKRNRWHIDLCAKLQTLLDLCAPPHFLVPCYTATLDRWIDPYTQQIHCVAEAYPLVFDYAPLLNALFGLEVEWKRVSCDTELCDPIAIASYYEQFPQLWEDHDWVVRVQHRSIEEMQPDLSLEEFNPHGYIFRLFVSGNHNTTERLLHKVHLFLEQSLSQPYTLKVIDILKHPDLAEQDQVLATPTLLRVWPQPMRRVVGEIEYQEQLFRLIH; this is translated from the coding sequence ATGATGGGTTCTGAGTCATTCAAAGCGATCGCCCTGTTCACTCCTGGGGGGGATATTGTTTACTGTATCGATCCAAGTAAACGGAATCGATGGCATATCGATCTGTGTGCTAAATTACAAACCCTTTTGGATCTCTGTGCCCCCCCCCATTTTTTAGTCCCCTGTTATACGGCAACCCTAGATCGATGGATTGATCCCTACACTCAGCAAATCCATTGTGTGGCTGAAGCTTACCCCCTGGTGTTTGATTATGCACCGCTGTTAAATGCCCTATTTGGCTTAGAGGTTGAGTGGAAACGAGTATCTTGTGATACTGAGCTGTGCGATCCGATCGCGATCGCCTCCTATTACGAGCAATTTCCCCAACTCTGGGAAGATCATGATTGGGTGGTGCGAGTCCAACATCGCTCTATAGAAGAGATGCAACCGGACTTATCCCTAGAAGAATTTAATCCCCACGGCTATATTTTTCGCTTATTTGTCTCTGGAAATCACAACACAACAGAGCGACTGTTACACAAAGTTCATTTGTTTTTAGAACAAAGTCTTTCTCAACCCTACACCCTAAAAGTGATTGATATTCTCAAACATCCCGATCTCGCCGAACAAGATCAGGTCTTAGCGACTCCCACCCTACTCCGGGTTTGGCCCCAACCCATGCGTCGCGTGGTCGGAGAAATTGAATATCAGGAGCAACTATTTCGCTTGATTCATTAG
- a CDS encoding class I SAM-dependent methyltransferase — protein MSLKSLNLTPELYDYLQKVSLREPEILAQLRAETAANPRGGMQIAPEQGQFMAFLVRLMGAKKTLEIGVFTGYSSLVVALALPPEGRIVACDVDAEVTNIARRYWQKAGVSDRIDLRLAPALNTLDQLIANGEEHTFDFTFIDADKRNYINYYEKALTLVRPGGMIAIDNVLWSGKVADPQVNDPRTESLRAFNQSLQKDERIELSLVPIGDGLTLAWKR, from the coding sequence ATGTCCCTAAAGTCGTTAAATCTAACCCCTGAATTGTATGATTATCTACAAAAAGTTTCCCTAAGAGAACCGGAAATTTTAGCCCAACTGCGAGCAGAAACGGCTGCTAATCCTAGGGGAGGGATGCAAATTGCCCCAGAACAAGGTCAGTTTATGGCGTTTCTAGTGCGGTTGATGGGGGCGAAAAAAACCTTAGAGATTGGGGTGTTTACGGGATATAGTAGCTTAGTTGTAGCCTTAGCATTGCCTCCAGAGGGTCGGATTGTGGCTTGTGATGTGGATGCAGAAGTAACGAATATAGCGCGTCGCTATTGGCAAAAGGCAGGAGTTAGCGATCGCATCGACTTACGCCTTGCTCCCGCTCTAAACACCCTAGATCAACTCATAGCGAACGGAGAAGAACATACGTTTGATTTTACCTTTATTGATGCGGATAAACGCAACTACATCAATTATTACGAAAAAGCCTTAACCTTGGTGCGTCCAGGAGGAATGATTGCCATTGATAATGTGTTATGGTCTGGAAAAGTCGCCGATCCGCAAGTGAATGATCCGCGTACCGAATCCCTTCGAGCGTTTAATCAAAGTCTACAGAAAGATGAGCGCATCGAGTTAAGTTTAGTCCCTATTGGCGATGGGTTAACTTTAGCCTGGAAACGCTAA
- the wecB gene encoding non-hydrolyzing UDP-N-acetylglucosamine 2-epimerase — protein sequence MSKVWRIGIIMGTRPEAIKLAPAIAQFRAAPEFETEVILTGQHQEMVAQVMELFGLTADHNLQIMQPKQTLTDITCRSLQGLEALFMELGLDLVIVQGDTTTAFSATLAAFYQKIPVAHVEAGLRTDQLWNPYPEEANRRLISQLAHLHFAPTELAVENLQRSGVVGEIHQTGNTVIDALLKVAESQSGCEIGGLDWSKYRVLLATVHRRENWGSPLEAIADGFRQILAEFPDTALVLPLHRNPTVREPLQRILGNHDRIFLTEPLDYAQLVGAIAACHFVLTDSGGLQEEAPSLGKPVLVLRETTERPEAIAAGTARLVGTESRSILNAASELLSQTDLYQRMATAINPFGDGHASERILEQVRRFLNA from the coding sequence ATGTCTAAAGTTTGGCGAATTGGGATTATTATGGGCACTCGCCCAGAGGCGATTAAGTTAGCGCCTGCGATCGCACAGTTTAGAGCGGCTCCAGAGTTTGAAACTGAAGTGATTTTAACGGGTCAACATCAAGAGATGGTCGCCCAAGTGATGGAGTTATTTGGGCTAACGGCTGACCATAATTTGCAGATTATGCAGCCGAAACAGACACTTACGGATATTACGTGTCGCAGTTTGCAGGGTTTAGAAGCTCTGTTTATGGAGTTGGGGTTAGATTTGGTCATTGTACAGGGAGATACGACCACGGCATTTTCAGCGACGTTAGCGGCATTTTACCAGAAAATCCCAGTTGCCCATGTGGAGGCTGGATTACGGACGGATCAGCTTTGGAATCCCTATCCAGAAGAGGCGAATCGACGCTTGATTTCCCAGTTGGCCCATTTACATTTTGCCCCGACGGAGTTGGCAGTGGAGAATTTACAGCGCTCTGGAGTGGTGGGAGAGATTCATCAAACGGGAAATACAGTGATTGATGCGCTCTTGAAGGTGGCTGAATCTCAGAGTGGGTGTGAGATTGGGGGGTTAGACTGGTCTAAATATCGGGTGTTATTGGCGACGGTGCATCGGCGGGAAAATTGGGGCAGTCCGTTAGAGGCGATCGCCGATGGATTCCGACAAATCTTAGCCGAATTCCCGGATACCGCCCTAGTTTTGCCCTTACACCGTAATCCCACAGTGCGCGAACCCTTACAGCGAATCCTCGGCAACCACGATCGCATCTTTTTAACGGAACCCTTAGATTATGCCCAGTTAGTGGGGGCGATCGCCGCTTGTCATTTTGTGTTAACCGACTCTGGAGGACTTCAGGAAGAAGCCCCCTCGTTAGGCAAACCCGTATTAGTGCTACGGGAGACCACAGAACGTCCAGAGGCGATCGCCGCTGGCACTGCTCGCTTAGTCGGTACAGAGTCTCGCTCTATCTTGAATGCTGCCTCTGAACTGCTCTCTCAAACCGACCTCTATCAGCGCATGGCAACCGCTATTAACCCCTTTGGAGATGGTCACGCTTCCGAACGCATCTTAGAACAAGTCAGAAGATTCCTGAACGCTTAG
- a CDS encoding hybrid sensor histidine kinase/response regulator, translating to MSDSKASPSLPLRLVLVVPFLIQIFAAVGLTGYFSLKNGKKAVNNVASQLRTEITGRVQSYLDNYLAIPHQINAANAHAIQQGWLDLNNIEALNRQFLNQSYAFGQNYPLYIYVGNKVGGFVGAGRYEINDAFVWEFTENLEPGELISYPANSEGNLTDVLTTYNFFDATTRPWYQKAVKENSQIWSEVYTYADNILGVTAAQPIFDLEDQFIGVAGVDIPLDVINQFLASIKVGQSGQVVIIERSGYVIGSSTQESPYLKDEINQELKRLEASESSRVSIREASQFLEAKFLQLSQIDQTQQLEFWIDREKYFLQVTPLGNEQGLDWLILVVIPESDFMAEIDANTVRTIWLCLAALGVAITLGIYTSRWILQPILALVQSSELMSHGDLNQQVKNGNITELQTLANAFNRMASQLKAYCTDLEQRVQERTAELAEAKKVADSANQAKSEFLANMSHELRTPLNGILGYAQIMDRAQNLNNHRKGVTIIHQAGSHLLNLINDILDLAKIEARKMNLVNSDFHFPSFLIAVAEMAKVKATTKGLDLKILIDDCLPVGVKADEKRLRQVLLNLLGNAIKFTDGGAVTFKVDVCEHDLESHQVRICFGIEDTGIGMTPEQLGQIFLPFEQVGSQSKKSQGTGLGLTICRQIVTMMGSNLEVESEFGRGSKFGFEVELEVSDEWVSRATILEQGKIIGYQGEPKKILVVDDQTLNRTVVYEILTPLGFVISEAKNGREGLEKLVKVAPDLVMTDIMMPEMDGYEFAKGIRESYSQDLPVLAVSASVSLGDQNLAIAAGCNEFLDKPLDMEKLFTVLKRYLHLQWIYEEQPSSLSSDPSPIIVPKPEYLQPLYKALKIGDIDAIEETAYRLKEEESEYEAFSDRLLELTAEFDERGILEFLESQSKV from the coding sequence ATGAGCGATTCTAAAGCCTCACCATCGCTTCCTCTTCGTCTGGTTCTGGTTGTTCCTTTCCTGATACAGATTTTTGCAGCAGTTGGACTAACCGGTTATTTTTCTTTAAAAAATGGAAAAAAAGCAGTGAATAATGTCGCCTCTCAACTGCGAACTGAAATCACTGGGCGCGTTCAGAGCTATCTCGACAACTATTTAGCCATTCCTCATCAAATTAATGCAGCCAATGCTCATGCCATTCAACAAGGATGGCTAGATTTGAATAATATTGAAGCTTTAAATCGCCAATTTTTAAATCAAAGCTATGCCTTTGGTCAAAATTATCCCCTTTACATTTATGTAGGAAACAAAGTTGGAGGATTTGTAGGTGCTGGTCGGTATGAGATCAACGATGCTTTTGTTTGGGAATTTACGGAAAATCTGGAACCTGGAGAATTGATCAGTTATCCAGCCAATTCTGAAGGTAACTTAACAGATGTACTGACCACCTACAATTTTTTTGATGCCACTACACGACCCTGGTATCAAAAAGCAGTTAAAGAAAATAGCCAAATTTGGAGTGAGGTCTATACCTACGCTGATAATATTTTAGGCGTTACGGCTGCTCAACCTATTTTTGATCTAGAGGATCAATTCATCGGTGTTGCTGGTGTAGATATTCCCTTAGATGTAATTAACCAGTTTTTAGCCTCGATTAAAGTAGGGCAATCCGGTCAAGTTGTGATTATAGAAAGATCCGGCTATGTGATTGGATCTTCAACCCAAGAATCTCCTTATCTTAAAGATGAGATAAACCAAGAACTGAAGCGATTAGAAGCCAGCGAAAGCTCAAGGGTATCCATTCGCGAAGCCAGCCAATTTTTAGAAGCAAAGTTTTTACAACTGAGTCAAATCGATCAAACCCAACAATTAGAGTTTTGGATCGATCGAGAAAAGTATTTTTTACAAGTTACTCCATTAGGGAATGAGCAGGGATTAGATTGGTTGATTTTGGTGGTGATTCCTGAATCAGATTTTATGGCTGAAATTGATGCTAATACAGTGAGAACGATATGGCTGTGTTTAGCTGCATTAGGAGTTGCTATAACCCTGGGAATTTATACATCTCGTTGGATTCTTCAACCTATTTTAGCTCTTGTTCAATCTTCAGAATTAATGTCTCATGGCGATTTAAATCAACAGGTTAAAAATGGGAATATTACGGAACTGCAAACCTTAGCGAATGCGTTTAATCGCATGGCGAGTCAACTGAAAGCCTATTGTACAGATTTGGAACAACGGGTACAAGAGCGCACAGCAGAATTGGCGGAAGCGAAAAAAGTGGCTGATAGTGCAAACCAAGCTAAAAGTGAATTTTTAGCTAATATGAGCCATGAGTTGCGTACTCCCTTAAATGGCATTCTCGGTTATGCTCAAATTATGGATCGTGCTCAGAATCTTAATAACCATCGTAAGGGAGTGACGATTATTCACCAAGCAGGGTCTCACTTATTGAACTTAATTAATGATATTTTAGATCTGGCTAAAATTGAAGCTAGGAAAATGAATTTGGTGAACAGTGATTTTCATTTTCCATCTTTTTTGATAGCTGTAGCAGAAATGGCAAAAGTAAAAGCAACCACCAAAGGGCTTGATCTCAAGATATTGATCGATGATTGCTTACCAGTCGGAGTAAAAGCAGATGAAAAGCGTCTACGACAAGTGTTATTGAATTTATTAGGCAATGCGATTAAATTTACCGATGGAGGTGCGGTGACGTTTAAGGTCGATGTGTGTGAGCACGATCTAGAGTCTCATCAGGTTAGAATTTGCTTTGGGATTGAAGATACGGGTATTGGCATGACTCCTGAACAATTGGGGCAGATTTTTTTGCCGTTTGAACAAGTGGGATCTCAGTCTAAGAAGTCACAGGGAACGGGTTTGGGGTTAACTATTTGTCGGCAAATTGTGACGATGATGGGAAGTAACCTTGAAGTAGAAAGTGAATTTGGGCGGGGGAGTAAGTTTGGCTTTGAAGTAGAGCTAGAGGTTTCTGATGAATGGGTGAGCCGCGCTACGATTTTAGAACAAGGTAAAATTATCGGTTATCAAGGGGAACCGAAAAAGATTCTGGTGGTTGACGATCAAACCCTGAACCGAACCGTTGTTTATGAAATTTTAACTCCCTTAGGGTTTGTGATATCAGAGGCTAAAAATGGACGAGAAGGATTAGAAAAATTGGTGAAAGTAGCTCCTGATTTAGTGATGACGGATATTATGATGCCAGAGATGGATGGCTATGAATTTGCTAAAGGGATTCGTGAATCCTATTCACAAGATCTGCCGGTATTGGCGGTAAGTGCAAGTGTGTCTTTAGGAGATCAGAATTTGGCGATCGCGGCTGGATGTAATGAATTTCTAGATAAGCCGTTGGATATGGAAAAGTTGTTTACTGTTTTAAAGCGCTATCTCCACTTACAATGGATTTATGAAGAGCAGCCATCATCGCTTTCCTCTGATCCGTCTCCGATAATTGTGCCGAAGCCAGAATATTTACAACCCCTCTATAAAGCGCTGAAAATCGGAGATATTGATGCGATTGAGGAGACAGCTTATCGGCTCAAAGAGGAGGAAAGCGAATATGAAGCGTTTAGCGATCGCCTCTTGGAGTTAACGGCTGAGTTTGATGAGCGTGGTATTCTAGAGTTTCTGGAGAGCCAGTCTAAAGTCTAA
- a CDS encoding zinc metallopeptidase: MSYYSSYLILIPGILLMFWAQNQIRSTYQRYAQIPSSMGMTGAEVAQTILYQMGITDISIEPVAGELTDHYDPNAKAVRLSQGIYNSSSLAAAAVAAHECGHVLQDKKGYSFMNLRANLVPVANLGSQFGPMLVILGLFLSSLGTISSLVINLGIGLFVGAIAFHVVTLPVEFDASSRALKLIDNLGILQGEENRGAKAVLQAAAWTYVATALYAVLQLAQLLLISRNR; this comes from the coding sequence ATGTCTTACTATAGCTCCTATCTAATCCTGATCCCAGGAATACTCTTAATGTTCTGGGCGCAAAACCAAATCCGTAGCACCTATCAGCGTTATGCCCAAATTCCCTCTAGTATGGGAATGACTGGTGCAGAAGTGGCTCAAACCATTCTCTATCAAATGGGAATTACAGATATTAGTATTGAACCGGTTGCTGGAGAATTAACCGACCATTATGACCCTAATGCGAAAGCGGTACGCCTTTCTCAAGGGATCTATAATTCTTCTTCTTTAGCTGCTGCTGCGGTGGCTGCCCATGAATGTGGTCATGTGCTACAAGATAAGAAGGGTTATAGTTTTATGAATCTGAGGGCGAATTTAGTGCCCGTGGCTAATTTAGGCTCTCAGTTTGGCCCGATGCTCGTGATTTTAGGGTTATTTTTGAGCAGTTTAGGTACAATTTCTAGCTTAGTCATTAATTTAGGAATCGGATTATTTGTCGGCGCGATCGCCTTTCATGTGGTTACTCTACCGGTAGAATTTGATGCCTCTAGTCGCGCCCTGAAGTTAATTGATAATCTAGGGATTCTGCAAGGAGAAGAAAATCGAGGCGCTAAGGCGGTTCTACAAGCTGCCGCTTGGACTTATGTGGCCACAGCCTTATATGCAGTGTTGCAACTAGCACAGTTGCTACTGATTAGCCGCAATCGCTAA